The DNA segment CGCCTTCCAGCACGGCGCATTCCATCTCGCGGCCGACGACCGCGGCCTCGATGAGCACCTTCGGGTCGACCTGGCGGGCGGTGGCGATCGCCGTCTCCAGCTCGGCCCAGTCGGACACGCGCGAGATGCCGATGCTGGAGCCGCCGCGCGCCGGCTTCACGAAGACCGGCAGGCCGAGGCGGTCGCGGTCGGCCTCGGACAGCGTCTTGTCGTGCGGCCGCAGCACCGCGTACGGTCCGCTGCGCAGCCCCTCGGCGGCGAGCAGCTTCTTGGCGTATTCCTTGTCCATGGCGACCGCAGAGGCCAGCACGCCGGCGCCGACGTACGGGATGTCGGCCATCTCCAGCAGGCCCTGGATGGTGCCGTCCTCGCCGTACGCACCGTGCAGCACCGGAAAAACGACGTCGACGCCGGACAGCGCGGCGACGCCCTCGTCCGGCCGTACGGCGAGGAAGGCGCGGGTCGTCGCGTCGGCCGGCAGCACGACCTCGGTGCCGGTGGACACCTCCGGCATCTCGCGGCCGGTCAGCCGCAGCTGCTCCGGGTCGCCGCTGGTCAGCAGCCACTGGCCGCGCCGGTTGATGCCGATGGGCACGACCTCGAACGCCGGGTTGGAGGCGAGGTGCTCCAGCACGCTCGCCGCGCTCAGTGCCGACACACCGTGCTCGGTGCTGCGACCGCCGAACACGACCGCGACCCGGATCTTGCGCTGACCATTCATCGCTGCGAGGTTACCTGGACGCCGTGTGTAATCGGCTCCTACCCCGGCGCGAGTCCGGGAAATCGGGTCCCGATTGCGCGGGTGACGGTCGTTACAGAGCGTGATCCAGCGCGGCGCTGACGTCGGCGACGAGGTCGGCGGTGTCCTCGCAGCCGGCGGAGAAGCGTACGAACCCATCGGGCACGTCGTCGCCACCCCACTGCGCGCGGCGGTCGACGGTGGAGTGCAGGCCGCCGAACGAGGTGGCGGCGCTGACCAGGGCCGACTCGGCGACGAACCGCGCGACGGTCTCCGCCGATGGCAGCGTGAACGACACGACGCCGCCGAAGCGGCGCATCTGGCGAGAGGCCAGCGCGTACGCCGGATCCGCCGGCCAACCGGGATAGCGCAGGCCGCTGACGCCATCGGTTTTTGCCAGCACCTCCACCAAAGCGAGCGCGTTGTCGGCCTGCCGGCGCAGCCGCAGGTCGAGCGTGCCGAGCGAGCGGTGCGCCAGCCACACCTCGAACGGCCCGGGCATCGCGCCGGCGGCCCGCCGCCAGGCCGCCAGCCGGTCGGCCAACCGCTGGTCGCGGCAGCCGACATGGCCGAGGATCAGGTCCGAATGGCCGGTCAACGCCTTGGTGTCGCTGGAAATCACCAGATCGGCGCCGAGTTCCAGCGCGCGCTGGCCGAGCGGGGTCGCCGTGGTGTTGTCGACTGCCACGAGCGCGCCGGCACGATGTGCCGCGGTCGAGATTTCGGCGATGTCACAGACATCCAGGCCGGGGTTGGACGGAGTTTCCAGCAACACCAACCGAGCGCCGTCGACCGCGGCCGAATGATCGGCGGCCGTCGGCACTTCTCGCACCTCGACACCGCGCGGCGCCAGATAGTCCGCCGCCAGCTGCCGAGTCGTGTAATAGCCGTCCGACGGCAGCACGACCGC comes from the Fodinicola acaciae genome and includes:
- a CDS encoding D-alanine--D-alanine ligase family protein, encoding MNGQRKIRVAVVFGGRSTEHGVSALSAASVLEHLASNPAFEVVPIGINRRGQWLLTSGDPEQLRLTGREMPEVSTGTEVVLPADATTRAFLAVRPDEGVAALSGVDVVFPVLHGAYGEDGTIQGLLEMADIPYVGAGVLASAVAMDKEYAKKLLAAEGLRSGPYAVLRPHDKTLSEADRDRLGLPVFVKPARGGSSIGISRVSDWAELETAIATARQVDPKVLIEAAVVGREMECAVLEGEDGGRPEASLPSEIRVIGSRQGWYDYETKYLDDATEFDIPPDVPAEVIDRIQDMACRAFAALDGAGLARVDFFYTDDGELLVNEVNTMPGFTSISQYPAMWAATGLPYPELLARLVRAALRRGTGLR
- a CDS encoding cystathionine gamma-lyase yields the protein MNEWGDGTRVVTGGMAPAQAGQPLLPSPVFAAPFHLGDQPAGTADGYGRISHPSIRHFETALAGLEGGPVVAFATGMAAVSAVLLESLRPGDAVVLPSDGYYTTRQLAADYLAPRGVEVREVPTAADHSAAVDGARLVLLETPSNPGLDVCDIAEISTAAHRAGALVAVDNTTATPLGQRALELGADLVISSDTKALTGHSDLILGHVGCRDQRLADRLAAWRRAAGAMPGPFEVWLAHRSLGTLDLRLRRQADNALALVEVLAKTDGVSGLRYPGWPADPAYALASRQMRRFGGVVSFTLPSAETVARFVAESALVSAATSFGGLHSTVDRRAQWGGDDVPDGFVRFSAGCEDTADLVADVSAALDHAL